From a single Myxocyprinus asiaticus isolate MX2 ecotype Aquarium Trade chromosome 33, UBuf_Myxa_2, whole genome shotgun sequence genomic region:
- the LOC127424027 gene encoding rhodopsin has protein sequence MNGTEGPAFYVPMSNATGIVRSPYDYPQYYLVAPWAYACLAAYMFFLILTGFPVNFLTLYVTIQHKKLRTPLNYILLNLAISDLFMVFGGFTTTMYTSLHGYFVFGRLGCNIEGFFATLGGEMGLWSLVVLAIERWMVVCKPMANFRFGENHAIMGVAFTWIMACSCAVPPLLGWSRYIPEGMQCSCGVDYYTRAPGFNNESFVIYMFIVHFTIPLIVIFFCYGRLVCTVKEAAAQQQESETTQRAEREVTRMVVIMVIGFLVCWLPYAGVAWYIFTHQGSEFGPVFMTLPAFFAKTAAVYNPCIYICMNKQFRHCMITTLCCGKNPFEEEEGASTTASKTEASSVSSSSVSPA, from the coding sequence ATGAACGGTACAGAGGGACCGGCATTCTACGTGCCTATGTCCAATGCCACCGGCATTGTTAGGAGCCCGTACGACTATCCCCAGTACTACCTGGTGGCACCATGGGCTTATGCCTGCCTGGCTGCTTACATGTTCTTCCTCATTCTCACCGGCTTCCCGGTCAACTTCCTCACTCTGTATGTCACCATCCAGCACAAGAAGTTACGTACGCCCCTCAACTACATTCTGCTGAACCTCGCCATTTCCGACCTCTTTATGGTTTTCGGAGGTTTCACCACGACAATGTACACCTCGTTGCACGGCTACTTCGTTTTCGGCCGCCTGGGATGCAACATCGAAGGCTTCTTTGCTACTCTGGGTGGTGAAATGGGGCTCTGGTCCCTTGTCGTGCTGGCCATCGAGAGGTGGATGGTCGTCTGCAAACCCATGGCCAACTTCCGCTTTGGAGAGAACCATGCCATCATGGGCGTTGCCTTCACCTGGATCATGGCCTGCTCTTGCGCCGTACCACCCCTCCTCGGCTGGTCCCGCTACATCCCCGAGGGCATGCAGTGCTCATGTGGAGTTGACTACTACACTCGCGCCCCCGGTTTCAATAATGAGTCCTTCGTCATCTACATGTTCATCGTCCACTTTACAATTCCGCTCATCGTCATCTTCTTCTGCTATGGTCGCCTGGTCTGCACGGTAAAAGAGGCCGCTGCCCAGCAGCAGGAGTCCGAGACCACCCAGAGAGCCGAGCGTGAGGTCACCCGCATGGTCGTCATCATGGTCATCGGCTTCTTAGTTTGCTGGCTCCCCTATGCCGGCGTTGCCTGGTACATCTTCACCCACCAGGGCAGCGAATTCGGCCCTGTCTTCATGACACTGCCGGCCTTCTTTGCCAAGACCGCTGCCGTCTACAACCCCTGCATCTACATCTGCATGAACAAGCAGTTCCGTCACTGCATGATCACCACCCTGTGCTGTGGCAAGAACCCCTTCGAGGAAGAAGAGGGTGCCTCCACCACCGCATCCAAGACCGAGGCTTCATCCGTGTCTTCCAGCTCCGTGTCCCCTGCGTAA